In Tsuneonella amylolytica, one genomic interval encodes:
- the ung gene encoding uracil-DNA glycosylase, translating to MDEALAPSWRAAIGPALAAPGAQALVRRLAADEAAGTAIYPPYGDRLRAFELTPLDRVRVVILGQDPYHGPEQAMGLAFSVPPGMRPPPSLRNIAKELTADLGLPPTGGGDLTHWAEQGVLLLNTSLTVEAGRAGSHAGLGWEAVTDAAVAAVAARAEPSVFILWGSQAQAKAARIADLGEGTRHLVIRSPHPSPLSAHRGFFGSRPFSRANAFLREHGRGEIDWRLDEAPASLPLP from the coding sequence ATGGACGAAGCACTTGCCCCAAGCTGGCGCGCGGCGATCGGCCCGGCGCTGGCCGCGCCCGGGGCGCAGGCGCTCGTCCGGAGGCTGGCGGCCGACGAGGCGGCGGGCACCGCGATCTATCCGCCGTATGGCGACCGGCTGCGCGCGTTCGAGCTCACGCCGCTCGACCGGGTGCGGGTCGTGATTCTGGGCCAGGACCCCTATCACGGACCGGAGCAGGCGATGGGTCTCGCGTTCTCGGTCCCGCCGGGAATGCGCCCGCCGCCGAGCCTGCGCAATATCGCCAAGGAGCTGACCGCCGATCTCGGGCTGCCGCCGACGGGAGGCGGCGACCTGACGCACTGGGCGGAGCAGGGCGTCCTGCTGCTCAACACCAGCCTGACGGTCGAGGCGGGGCGCGCGGGGAGCCATGCCGGACTGGGGTGGGAGGCGGTGACCGACGCAGCCGTCGCCGCCGTCGCCGCGCGTGCCGAGCCTTCGGTCTTCATCCTGTGGGGAAGCCAGGCGCAGGCCAAGGCCGCCCGCATCGCCGATCTCGGCGAGGGCACGCGCCACCTCGTGATCCGCAGCCCGCACCCCAGCCCGCTGTCGGCGCATCGCGGGTTTTTCGGCTCCCGCCCGTTCAGCCGGGCCAACGCTTTCCTGCGCGAACACGGGCGGGGCGAGATCGACTGGCGGCTGGACGAAGCGCCCGCGTCCCTGCCGCTCCCTTAA